Proteins found in one Fusarium oxysporum Fo47 chromosome V, complete sequence genomic segment:
- a CDS encoding rRNA-processing protein MPP10: MAAPDSLTNSHVLALLESLADGKRHAFLQPTASIPTDSLNLVKHTLEGFASQVGDEQQERLKENRKRKRGAANSEDVLKMRKVYIDGFETGQVWQQAKRIIGGVLKYSEEALAGLEERKEIAVNGADASDSKTLEFGEDGFEVDSEDDDESDQDGSEDEEEQLSVGEAQEDGQEDDWEDDEEEIEEGRDDYQEVGEEDEGVDGPVEEYEEDPDGLNDGFFSLDDFNRQTQYFEEQDAKGDPYTDQASDDEEINWDADPLAPPTTGSKSKTAAKEPVSEDEDDDDEEDGPTFGDMALDAPEGDSEDEAMDMDEPVDDDNGLNANDVYYKDFFAPPPRKSKGGKPKKSVKFQPEQPNDADVERAMADVRRDLFDDESEQEDSDDALSDVSAGDPKSRRSAHERRQAKLAEEIRKLEAASVAKREWTLSGEAAAVDRPVNSLLEQDLDFEHVGKPVPVITPEVSESIEDLIKRRILAQEFDEVIRRRPDTEGAAAGTRRGLVELDDTKATKGLAEIYEEEHVKNTNPDTYVSQSDEKLQREEKEVEAMWKDVSARLDALSSWHYKPKPTAPSLSVVADVATVAMEDAQPTTAQGVTGESSRMAPQEVYKAGATDNAANGEVVTKAGLPVARQEMSREDKARRRRREKERVRKAGGVDGEKVVSKRAKMQRDTIAELKKGGVKVINRKGEITDVDGKKAKTAKVASSGNFKL, translated from the coding sequence ATGGCTGCTCCCGATTCTCTCACAAATAGCCACGTCTTGGCCCTTTTAGAAAGCCTAGCCGACGGCAAGCGACACGCTTTTCTTCAACCCACAGCTTCCATCCCAACCGATTCTCTCAACCTCGTCAAGCACACTCTCGAAGGTTTTGCCTCACAAGTCGGGGATGAGCAGCAGGAGAGATTAAAGGAAAATCGCAAGCGCAAGAGAGGCGCTGCAAATAGTGAGGATGTCCTTAAAATGCGCAAGGTCTATATCGATGGGTTCGAGACCGGCCAGGTTTGGCAGCAGGCCAAGAGAATTATTGGCGGTGTCTTGAAATATTCAGAAGAGGCGCTGGCAGGGTTGGAGGAGCGCAAGGAGATTGCCGTCAATGGTGCTGATGCATCAGACTCCAAGACGCTCGAATTTGGAGAGGATGGCTTCGAAGTAGACTCcgaggacgacgacgagaGCGATCAGGATGGATccgaagacgaggaggaacAATTATCAGTGGgcgaagctcaagaagatggccaagagGACGACtgggaagatgacgaagaggagaTTGAAGAAGGCAGAGACGATTATCAGGAAGTTggtgaggaagacgagggtGTGGATGGGCCGGTTGAAGAGTATGAGGAGGATCCCGACGGTCTCAacgatggcttcttctcactCGACGATTTCAACAGACAAACACAATATTTCGAGGAGCAGGACGCAAAGGGAGATCCCTACACGGATCAAGCaagcgacgatgaggagatcaACTGGGACGCGGATCCTCTGGCTCCTCCTACAACAGGTTCAAAGTCTAAGACGGCTGCTAAAGAGCCAGTctctgaagatgaagatgatgacgatgaggaggacgGCCCTACATTTGGCGACATGGCCCTCGATGCCCCAGAAGGCgacagtgaggatgaggccATGGATATGGATGAGCCTGTGGATGACGACAACGGTCTCAATGCCAACGATGTCTACTATAAGGACTTCTTTGCGCCTCCGCCTCGAAAGTCGAAGGGCGGTAAGCCCAAAAAGTCTGTCAAGTTCCAGCCCGAGCAGCCAAACGATGCCGACGTTGAGAGAGCCATGGCCGATGTTCGCAGAGATCTCTTTGACGACGAGTCAGAACAGGAAGACTCGGACGATGCTCTCTCCGATGTTTCTGCTGGAGATCCCAAGTCAAGACGCTCAGCTCACGAGCGGAGACAAGCCAAGCTTGCTGAAGAGATCCGCAAGCTTGAGGCTGCATCCGTTGCCAAGCGTGAGTGGACTCTCTCTGGTGAAGCTGCTGCAGTTGACCGCCCTGTAAACTCTTTACTGGAGCAGGATCTCGATTTCGAGCATGTTGGCAAGCCCGTGCCTGTCATCACTCCTGAGGTCAGTGAAAGCATTgaggatctcatcaagcGTCGTATTCTCGCTCAAGAGTTCGACGAGGTTATTCGCCGACGTCCTGATACCGAGGGTGCAGCCGCAGGTACTCGTCGTGGTCTTGTCGAACTCGATGATACCAAGGCTACAAAGGGTCTGGCCGAGATCTACGAGGAAGAGCACGTCAAGAATACAAACCCAGACACTTATGTCAGCCAATCAGACGAGAAGCTTCAGCGCGAGGAGAAGGAAGTTGAGGCTATGTGGAAGGACGTCAGCGCTCGTCTGGACGCCCTCAGCTCATGGCACtacaagcccaagcccacAGCACCCTCACTATCCGTAGTCGCGGACGTTGCCACTGTCGCAATGGAGGATGCCCAGCCCACAACAGCCCAGGGCGTCACCGGCGAGAGCAGTCGCATGGCTCCTCAGGAAGTTTACAAGGCTGGAGCCACAGACAACGCAGCCAACGGCGAGGTCGTCACCAAGGCCGGTCTTCCTGTCGCCCGCCAGGAGATGTCCCGCGAGGACAAGGCCCGCCGGCGCCGTCGCGAGAAAGAGCGCGTTCGCAAGGCTGGAGGTGTCGACGGCGAGAAGGTTGTCAGCAAGAGAGCCAAGATGCAGCGCGACACCATCGCCGAGCTCAAGAAGGGAGGCGTCAAGGTCATCAACCGCAAGGGAGAAATCACCGACGTGGATGGCAAGAAGGCAAAGACTGCCAAGGTTGCTTCGAGCGGCAATTTCAAGTTGTAG